The Salvia miltiorrhiza cultivar Shanhuang (shh) chromosome 1, IMPLAD_Smil_shh, whole genome shotgun sequence genome has a window encoding:
- the LOC131010835 gene encoding uncharacterized protein LOC131010835: protein METPLGMSDTFWTGLKAYWDQDEVKAISRRARENRYSEPDGVGTGISRHVGGSQSSRILQQSLLVDGEVPPTASNYSTFLRLHMYADGTFVSEKDANLDAEIHRVAAETGREDRLDEVYLELVRPGRSRLYGTRSAGVSQFSRGSTNSTCSSQMSQRMYETRISTLEERLQKAEEDRAAQEAAREAEQAAREALEQRMSQFEEILRRSGQLP from the exons ATGGAGACACCGCTGGGCATGTCCGACACCTTTTGGACGGGACTCAAGGCATACTGGGATCAAGATGAGGTTAAGGCCATTTCTAGGCGCGCACGTGAGAACCGATACTCTGAGCCCGATGGAGTTGGTACAGGGATCAGTCGGCACGTTGGAGGGTCTCAGTCGAGTCGTATTCTGCAGCAGAGTCTG CTCGTGGATGGTGAAGTCCCCCCAACTGCATCTAACTACAGCACTTTCCTCCGCCTACACATGTACGCAGATGGAACTTTTGTGTCAGAAAAGGATGCCAACCTTGAT gcggagattcATCGTGTTGCTGCTGAGACAGGACGAGAGGACCGACTCGATGAGGTCTACTTGGAGCTCGTACGTCCCGGTAGGTCACGACTGTACGGCACTAGAAGTGCTGGTGTGAGCCAGTTCAGTAGGGGGTCTACCAACAGTACATGCTCTTCCCAGATGTCTCAGCGGATGTATGAGACTCGGATCTCCACACTGGAGGAGCGTCTCCAAAAGGCTGAGGAGGATAGGGCGGCCCAAgaagcagcacgtgaggccgaacaagcagcacgtgaggccctTGAGCAGCGGATGAGTCAGTTCGAGGAGATACTGAGgcggtcgggtcagctacctTGA